The DNA sequence TGACTGGGAAAACTTGCGAGTAAATTTATTCTGCTTAGATGACTTGATTCTTGAAAAGAGTAGTATTCGCCCTTTTATTCCTGCAAGTACAGTGGAGAAATAAGCCAGCGATCCATCTGGTTAAGAAGATAGGAATATGGCTTATTTTTTCCAGGACTAACTTGGGGCCCTATGCCTAAAGTTCATCCATGGGTCCATAAGAGGCTCCATTTTTAAGGCAGGGTAAaagggagatggaggccgaggaagaaagaaagagagaaagaaaaggacgTCTGTTCTTCCAACCAAGGAATGCCTTCGACCTATGCAGCACGTAGAACAACCTGAAGGATGAAACTACTTCCTTCGGCCAAGAACAATGGCTTGGGCTCCACGTAAAACTATCACCTGAAATTTCAATGAAACATGGAGAAGAACTCAAGTAACCGAACCATTCGTCTCAATTCACGTCTTTGACTGAACAATGCACCAAATCATCATAGTCATCCATCACAAATGGATTATTTGTTACGTGTTTTTCACCAAAATTGATAACATCTTGACATTGTCAAAGTAACTTAAATCAATCTTGTAAAccaatcattataaataataaataaaaccatttaaaataCAATAGATCAAAAGTTAGGAGATGCCAAAATCCAGGATGAAATATAACATTTCACTTTCCTCAAAATTGACAATGAGAAATAATTAtccatatatgatatatcactcaatttcatttcattttattctagtttgagctaaaaattattaaatgggtTTGGATGAGTTTCTttgagagaaatgatatttgcaatcgtggagtgtgtgagtaaatatgagacccacatgaaaaaaaaattaatttttaatagtagattctactattttttaaaattattgcgagacgtttacatattttacgactgtatgtaatattactctttcatCAAAGATAAGccgaaaataataaaacttattatgtttttgttttcattttgatgcaccGAGTTAAAGATATTCAAAAACTAGGACTACACAGCTTGGGCCACCCATAAGGTTGGCCCTAGATGGCCCAGCCCGTCTTGGGTGGTCTGAGTTGGACTACCCATGGGGCCTATCAAGAATAGGCATGCGGGATTAGAAGGTCAACCCGATAAATGTCTCGCGGGGGCGTCTGAGAaatatagagaattttattaaaaccgaTAAATCAGATGAAGCGATGCATGTGGCAATTTactaaaggaaaatgctattttgACACCTAATTTTGACATCtcttatattttaacttttttttttaatttttctttatttaatagttaaggaagtaactattaatgtattgatagtttttttttaaaattattttttatgttttttaaaaatatttaaaaataataaaaaacgtcaataaaaaaattgaaaaaaataagatgaatttatgCTAAGAGGAATGCCCAACGGTTAATGCTGGGCGGCAGCCTAGGACTACTCTTTACTAAAGATGCATTAAAATCCATGTATGTGGTGGGCAAGTCGTCCAACTATCGGGTTGACCGTGGTGGCAAATGCAAATccctaattattaaatttgcTATCACATATATCACATCACTAAGTATGACAGGAAATgttaaaatttaggaaaatacCATAGATATAAAGAAATCTCATAAAGAGATCCCACACACTATTAGTGTGCCACGTttctccctattttttttttctctttttttctccccTCCCTCTGTGCCCTCTTGGCTCTCTCCGTGTCGACCATGGTGGTCGGGGACCATCTTAGGATGAGGAGAAGACACTGACGGTCCAAGCGGCATTGTCTACATGGAGCTCACGATAGCACACTGTGCACGTTGGTGGTGTGAGACCACATTTCGCGCACTGTATACATGGTTGACCGCGTGCCACTACGTTGCTGGGTGGCGGGATCTGAGCCGATGGCTTGTCCTTTTGCCTTCTGTGGTGGTCAGGAACCACCTTAGGAGGGTAGATAATGCCGGCGTGGAGGGGAGGCGCAGAGAGaggggaagaaagagagagaaacaaaaaagagaaagaaaaagagagaagggacACTCCAGTGTGCCACATCAATGTGTGAAATCCCTATATGTCTCTAGTAGACCtctaaaatttaagatgaaaaataacattactcttgtCTAAATTAAACATGTTTGTAGCCCTCATCTTTCAGCAAGTATTAGCATTTCTTTGAATATCCATCGATCTGTAAACAGTGTCATGACAAGGAAACAGCTGCTCCAGACAATCAAGTCAAATATGATAAAGCATACAAAAGGGCTTGTTATAGTTCGCCAACATATACACTAGCCTTGCTCTTTGTATCTTCTACGGAGTGTCCTTTCTGCATCTATATCGGAtcaactttattatatatataattcagcCTGACCAATctctgtgtgtgtatatatgttcaTGCGCTTTAGAATCTATTGGCAACAAatcaaatgagtttaaaaaagaaaataatatttagacaGGTATGAATTCTTACGTTTTAACCAAAGCTGAGATTCTTTTCAGGAGTGTATAATGAGACATCGATTAAAATACAAAGTCGGGTATGCTAATCATTGCCAgctagagataaaaaaaaaaaaaaaatacaatcattCTCAACTAGTAGATGCTTTAGACCACAAACATCCAATGAAAAACATCTAGCGCGCGCACGAGGGAAATCCTAGAAAAGAAGCGCACAATTAATTACgtttaattctctctctctctagatatCTATATTATATGTACCTACGCATAATTCATCTATGCATGAGGATTCAACACAAGAAAAAAAGTGTGAGAATGAAGAGCTTGTGCTCAAAAGCATCCTTTCTCCTTTTCTCCATTCTCCTATTAACAAACTGTTGGGGCGTAAAAGCTAAGAAATGCAATCCAAGTGGCAGCATATAAAGGGGAAAGGAACCCCCTCTTGGGCAATGCAATACTGAGAATGACTTGGAATGTTGTGTTGAACGCAAGATATACACCACTTAAGCTTACGAGTGCTCACCACCAGTAGTTCGCCACACAATAGCCCTTCTCACCCTCAACAGCTTTGAGGAGGGAGGAGATGGCGGTGGCCCATCAGAATGTGATGATCAGTTCCACTCTAATGATAAACCCGTGGTGGCCCTATCGATCGGATGGTTCAACAAAAAGAGGAGATGTCTTAACAACATCACCATCAGAGCCAATGGGCAGAGTGTGGTAGCCGTGGTTGTTGACGAGTGTGATTCAACTATAGGGTGTGATGCAGACCATGATTATCAGCCTCCATGTCTTAACAACATTGTTGATGCCTCTAGGGCCGTGTGGAAAGCTTTGGGTGTGCCTTGTGATGATAGGGGTGAGctatattaagatataaaataaataataaaaatctacctATTCCTAttagcttaagcttttgggacaaatGATAAttcatatggtatcagagcagagcTCTTGAGTTCAAATCCTAACTCTACACTCtaccccatttaattaaatattctacatgTTGGGTCACCTATTAAGGGGAAAGTCTGGCCCACACGTGAGTGAGAGtgttaagataaaaaataaataatacaaatcTACATATTCCTATCAACTTAAGTTTTTAGGACAAGTGATAATTTCACAGACTAGACATTACATGGTCCAATGCTTAGATACTTTCATATGGATTgcctttaaaataaaaaacttgcaAATCCTCTTGCTGTTATatattgtagtttttttatGATGATGGAGAACTGGAAATGCACTTGAAATAATCTAAGTATGTATGGTAAGTGTTAAATATAGTTTTCATGTTCAAGTTAATACAGTACTGTTATGTATGCACTTCCACCTGCTATATTGCTTTTTATCATCATTGGCCATACTTGTAGAATCTTGtagtatttgaaaaattatacttgcaAGCTAGTATGGATATGGAGTGCACGTCCTTTACACTGAGGACATAGCATGATTTCTCCAAATTTGCCCACCCATACATGGTTGTTGCGAGTAAAGATATGCGGGTTTAGTTGGTTCATTAATAGaacaaagaaataacaaaatccATAGCCTTACGAGAAAACTGGATTACTTCAATGTGCGCATTGTGCATAGCATGGCAAACAAGAAATTGATAAAGAATAGAGTAGGGGACTATATATTTTAGGATGATTCATAGACAATTTTAGCAGAATCGGCCACTATATATTATGGTGAGATTGGAAGACTAGTTTTTAGCatggttattttttctttcgcGGAAAATTACTCGTAGCAAATCTCACTCGCCTTGTGGCCTATTGTACATCCCAACTCCAAGATCCTCATGAGCACTTAATGTCAATACAACATAATAGAACGCagaaatgcaaaacaaaaatagtagaataaacATGCCATTGTATTCATAGTAATATCATACACGTAGAAACTATAAATCACAATGAACCTCCACACAAGTGTAGTATATCTTAAATATAATGGAAATTAAGCATTAGACCAATGAATGTCTAGTTCACCCCAATCACTTTCAGGCACCACCAGAGCCTTCCAAACAGCTTTAGAGGCATCGACAATGTTGTTAGGACATGGAGGTTGGTAATCATGGTTGGCATCGCAACCCATAGTGGAATCACACTCGTCAACTACCTTGGCCTTTACGCTCCTTCCATTGGCATAGATCGTGATATAATTCAAACACCTCTGCTTATTGTTGAACCATCATGTTGACAGTGCTACCACAGGAGTGTCATCAGGGTGATATTTGTTGTCGCATTCCGATGGTCCACCACCACCCCCACCTTTCTGAAAGCTGTTGATGGTTAGTGTCGCCTTTGTATGGCTAGACACGGTGGGTGAACACTTATAAATAGTGTAAGGCTTGCCTTGCACGCAACAATCAGAGTCGTTCTCTTGGTTACATTGTCCTAGTGAAGGCTTTTTCCCCCTTATTATGCCATTGGGCTTGCAAGTTTGAGCTTCAACTCCAGACCACTTggtgagaagaagaaagaagaagagggcAAAGCTTGTAAAACAAACTtggttcttcatattttttcctctttggCTTCAGATATGTTTGGTGTGAAGAAGTTGTAGTGGTTGTGTgccctatttatagagatatTTTTAATGTCATGGTGGGACATGTGTGTAGTCATATCTTTTgaggaaatatatatagtactttttcTTTGAAAGGTGATTTGGTATGTACATACATTTTGGAAAAGAACGAAACTCGACCCAAcgattgaaattaaatataaaaccaTATTATAAAACTGTGTTGATTACGTAACCATATACGAAGCCCTACTTTTGTATCTTTTGGCCAGCATCTAACAATATCTCAATCTTGTGCCTGGGCAGTCGATCTGTAGCCTTGAGATGCAGATCCAGTAAAGAATGCTTTTGATCATGTCTATTGCCTACAATCTCAATTTTTCATCGCCAAGCAAATTTGTTATATATGGAAGGTTGTAAGTATGTTTTCTaacatcaaaaaataattttgagggATAAGTACTATACTTGTaggatttgatatttttcaaatgagtcCTTGAGATCATaagaaaaagggggaaaaaaaagaaaaataaaaaaaaaatctttctggTATTTATTATGTATCAGTCGCTATTCATTCTTACATCCTAtacctataactttttcataaggtgtgatGGTGTTTTCATAGGATATGGAggtgtttttcatagagtgGGGTGTAGGGTAGTGAATAATTGcttataagaataatttttctttattttattttcctttttctcctcgcttttcattttttaattatagtttCTAATCTTTCTAGTTTCAGTTTGTTGTTATAATAtcatgatattttaataaagttagttattaacataaattaaaatatcatgatattttaattaaattttacttttttggtAACGTGGCAtgttaagttgtattttttaatctttttttaaaaaagatttacCATGTACACGATTTGCGTGACAAACACAAGCATATATTCacctagatatatatatatatatatatatagagagagagagagagagagagagaagtactGCTACATCCCTGAGGGTTGTAGCCCGAGGATCTCCTGAGATCGAAggcaaaaaaattttattttctatttttctgatttattttttattcattttttggtatatttaaatattttttaaaaaagaaaaaatattcacaacatcattaaaaaataatttcttaattactaagtaaaaaaaaaaaaccaaaaaataacaCTGTTAGGAGAAATCCCGAATCCCATTATCGGTATCCCAAACATTTCTcgtgtatatatacacatatatatatatatatatatatatatatacacacacatacttGTCTGTAAAGGGTTATAACATCGCAAAAAGTgagtagtaatatttttttatttatttttattttttataataacggGTTACATTCCATTCATTAAGAGAGGACATTATAAAGTTGACTTAAATACAAGTTAGTTACAATCGTTAATAGTTTCCTATCACACTTCCAAgattgacatggtctagtccagacggcAGATCTCTAAAGATCTAAGtcagggcaggtttgggggatgagatgagacacaaaagtctcatctcatctcatctcatcattacacattttttaaatcctcatacaaaatataataaacaattcaaatttttcaaatcccaatacaataataatactaaaacataatattttaaatactaaaacaaaacacaaaattctcatctcagcCCCCAAACCTGCTAAGAGACAACACAACTTTGTCCACAAAAGAGGTAACATAACCCGATGGCAAaaccccataccccgactaagcGGAGTAGGGTGCACCAAACCCTACCATAAGCATCACCTAAGTGGAGGGGAGACCACTTCATTTGGACTAAGATTCGAAGGtactattttttagatttttatttttctaaaaaataaagacaagacaCAAAATAACATACACTGCGAAAACTGAAAAAACAGTGCACACAGAGGCTACTGTGGCACGCGCCACTCTGGGAGGAAAGTCGACAGTCTTGGAAGTCCCAAACTCACAAGCCCCAGGGCCCTTCCTGGTGGCGCGTGAGAGCCACGCACCGAATGTCTTCGTAAACTTCGACCCTTGTGTACAGGCTACTCGTCCCTCCGTTTGGTGCCGTACTCGATGGTCTTGAAGATTGATGGTTGGCCAACACCATGGAGAGGTGCGTGCTGCTATGATCAGCGGAAGGATTCAGATCTGCAATTCTCCCTTATTTggcctaaaaaaaatacaaacatacaaaacaaaacactacacagaggaggagagaggggggatagagggagggagggggacgGGAGCCCAAGCTTCCACCCTAGCTCTCACCCCCTCTAGCCAGATCTGTGGAGAAAGtttagagagaaggaagagagtttTGGTCTAGAGAGAGAACGGTGAAGTTCCCGGATCTGTTGGCTATTGCAAGAAATCCGAAATTGTTTCAGGGAAGGTGGGTTGCGTTCGATCAATGGACGGAATCCGTTGCCACACTTGGATCATTGGCAAGCTTTTTTCATTCCACATACGGActagttttaaaattaatgaaaCTGATCTATGGACCAATACAATAATTGGAATGTTTTCCTATAACTAATTATTATCTTCATCCAAAGTTTACTAATTCGTTCATACTAATTgatatggtttattttaaataatcttttGCCCAACAAATTAAATAGAAAGCAAGTTATAGGAAATGTGTTGCAATTAAACTGCAAACATAGTAAACAGTATAACACGAGGgaattaacatagaaaagcaaaagaaagcTACCAAAATAAACACACTCTTGTATTCAAAGTAATTCCTTAGGCATTCGGTTTATAAAATACTAGCAAGTTGCAAACATGGTGcaattaggggtgaaaaaaaaatcggtgAACCGGTAAACCAGACTGGTGggtttggttcggtccggtaccagtttgatttttctcaaaaccgatcaaaatcagttcggtttcgattttcttttttctaacaccagaccagaccggaccggtttaccggttcatatatatatattttaatttttatattgtataaaatattttttatattatatatatatattttatatataatatatataattatatataaaataattttctattatatgataaattactaattaatataatattaaattttaaaatcctatatcactatagtctattgtattaatagttatattaataccatatcactatatattataatatactataatatatcactatattatatattataatatttcactatagtctataatacaattataatatatattataatagattatcactatattattatatactataatatactatattatatataatatataatatactgaaAAATCAGATCGAACTAGACTAGAACTAATCAAAACtggaagtaccagtttaggggtgtaaccagtgcagtatcaatttttcaaatctcaaatctcaaaactggAATACACCggttcggttctaaaatatgtccaaaactgaaccgaaccggactggttacacccctaggtgcaataaaattgtaaaaattgtaaacaATATAACATATAGTCCAGAATAACGTagaaatgcaaaacaaaactagCAAAATAAACAAGCCTTTGTATTTATAGTAATATCATAAACGTAGAAAcatataaatcacaacaaacCTCTACACAGGTCTAGTATATCTTAAACACAATGGAAATTAAGCATCAGACCAATATATGTCTAATTCACCCCAATCACTTTCTGGCACTCCCAAAGCCTTCCAAACAGCTTTAGAGGCATCAACAATATTGTTAGGACATGGAGGTTGGTAATCATGGTCGGCATCGCATCCCATAGTGGAATCACACTCGTCAACTACCTTGGCCTTGACACTCCTTCCATTGCCATAGATCGTGATATAATTCAAACACCTATGCTTATTGTTGAACCATCCTGTTGATAGTGCTACCACAGGGGTGTCATCAGGGTGATACTTGTTGTCGCATTCCGATGGTCCACCACCATCCCCACCTTTCTGAAAGCTGTTGATGGTTAGTGTCGCCTTTGTACGGCTAAACACGGGGGGTGAACACTTATAAACAGTGTAGGGCTTGCCTTGCACGCAACATTCAGAATCGTTTGCTCGGTTACATTGTCCTGGTGGAGGCTTTTTCCCCTTTATCGTGCCGCTAGGTTTGCAAGTTTGAGCGTCGACGCCTGACCACTTTGTaacaagaagaaagaagaagatggcAAAGCTTGTACAACAAATTtggttcttcattttctttttctctcttgctTTGGTTATGTTTGTTGTAAAGAAGTTGTAGTGGGCGTATCCTATATATAGATCAGATTAACTAGTACTCCAAATAGATCTTTTAAATGTCAAAGTAGGACATGTGTGTAGTCATGTCTTTTAAGGAAAATACGTTTTCTTTGAAAGTTGATTTGGCATTTTCATGCATCTTGAAAAGGAACAAAACTCGACTCAACGATTtaaattaagtataaaaaacCACATTATAAAACTCGTGTTGATAACGTACGTAACCATGCATATACGGAACCCTACTTTTGTATCTTTTGGCCGTAAGCAATGCATCAAACATCTAATGGAATTTccttaatttaatatgaaagaaaaaaggtaTTCATTCCTTTGAATCTCGTGGCAGTCAATGATTAGCCTTGAGATGCAGATCCAGTAATACTTTTGATGTGATCTCAAATTTCCATTCATCGGCAGGCAAActtgtaagtattatttttgGCTTTACCGAATTCTCCTCAGCCACTTGTACAATGTTTTCTAACATgatcacaaaataattttgagGGATAAGTAATATAGTGACTTGTaggatttgatatttttcaaatgattccTTGAGGGtaagatcaaaagaaaagaaaacaaatgaaaGTCTTGTCTGGATTATAAggtaatacttatatataatcaaatgacTTTTTCATCCAAATTCCCTTAAGTAATTAAAATTACTTTACATGAAACTCATTTGTcaccatttttttaagaatttaaaaaatgatgtcaATCAACATGCATGCCAAGTCATGAACAATAAATGTTACAACATTAAAAGCATTGAGAAAACaagttacaaaataaaatgacttgaatttcaaaatatgtgtaaaataataataaaaacttataaaactaaaatcaaaaacaaaattaataacataaattcttttgaaaaataaaattaattttaaattttaaataaaaatctc is a window from the Juglans regia cultivar Chandler chromosome 7, Walnut 2.0, whole genome shotgun sequence genome containing:
- the LOC108987365 gene encoding kiwellin-1-like encodes the protein MKNQICCTSFAIFFFLLVTKWSGVDAQTCKPSGTIKGKKPPPGQCNRANDSECCVQGKPYTVYKCSPPVFSRTKATLTINSFQKGGDGGGPSECDNKYHPDDTPVVALSTGWFNNKHRCLNYITIYGNGRSVKAKVVDECDSTMGCDADHDYQPPCPNNIVDASKAVWKALGVPESDWGELDIYWSDA